AAGGATGACAATGACCGGCAAAGGCTTGCAGAGATGACTGAACTTGAAAGAGAAATGATCTTGTCAGAACGAgcatctaaaaaaaatgataaggtCTTGAAGGAAAAGTTGAGATCAAAGGGAAACAGTGTGACTTCAGCCCTATCTAGAAAAGGTACTCCACCTCTTCCTTCAGCTGGCAGAGTCCGTGCATCTGCTAGGTCTGCTGAGAGGACAGCTGCCAAACATGATGCACTGAGTGAGTTGCGAGCAAAACGGTTGAAACAACAGGACTCAGAGGCTTAtcataaatcaaaggatgcaTCAAGAGGAAGTTCAGGTAGCCAGGGTATTTCACCTATCAAACAGAAAGCCTTCATTGCAGCAAATTCCAGCAGTTCCAGCGAGAGTGAGAGTGTTAGTAGATCTGACAGTGAAGATGAAGAATCTACTGGGGAAGGCTTTGTTGACAGTGATGAGGATGGGAACATGCCTGGTTCTGAGGTTCCAACATTTGAGGATATAAAGGAAATTACCATTCGGAGGTCAAATCTTGCGAAATGGTTTATGGAACCATTCTTTGAGGAGTTAATCGTAGGTTGTTTTGTGAGGATTGGAATTGGAAGGTCGAAGGTTGAGTCTATTTACAGGCTCTGCTTGGTCCAGGGTGTTGATGCCACATGCCCTGACCAACAATACAAACTAGAGGGCAAAATCACTCATAAGTATCTGAATTGTGTTTGGGGCAGTGATAGCTCTGCTGCTAGGTGGCAGATGGCTATGGTTTCGGATTCAGCACCACGTGAGGAGGAGTTTAAACAATGGGTTAGGGAGATGGAGCGAAGTGGTTGTAGGATGCCAAGAAAACAGGCTGTGTTGGAAAAGAGGGAGAGCATTctaaaaccctacacatatgTTTACTCAGCTGCCACAGTGAAGCAAATGTTGCAGGAGAAGAAAAGCACCGCATCACGGCCACTAAACATTGCAGTTGAGAAGGACCGCTTGAGGAGGCAGTTGGAAGTAGCGGTAAGTAAGCATGATgaggtggaggtggagagaATCAAGACTAAGCTGCAGGAATTGGAAGCAACCCGGCTACCCCTGGAGAAAGATGCAAAGGCTATTAGGCTATCTGAAATGAACAGAAAGAACAGGTTTGAGAATTTCAAAAATGCGTCAACAATGAAATCGGTAAATGCAAGTTTA
This genomic stretch from Quercus lobata isolate SW786 chromosome 3, ValleyOak3.0 Primary Assembly, whole genome shotgun sequence harbors:
- the LOC115979374 gene encoding protein RTF1 homolog; protein product: MADLENLLLEAAGRTGLAGRNRKQLPPSRKHHEGSYSDGGSDFRDEDLDDECNYARQKPSRSQVPLKKRFDLSERDNEHESHEERNHDSGFDHEGNISDESDVGSDLYKDDNDRQRLAEMTELEREMILSERASKKNDKVLKEKLRSKGNSVTSALSRKGTPPLPSAGRVRASARSAERTAAKHDALSELRAKRLKQQDSEAYHKSKDASRGSSGSQGISPIKQKAFIAANSSSSSESESVSRSDSEDEESTGEGFVDSDEDGNMPGSEVPTFEDIKEITIRRSNLAKWFMEPFFEELIVGCFVRIGIGRSKVESIYRLCLVQGVDATCPDQQYKLEGKITHKYLNCVWGSDSSAARWQMAMVSDSAPREEEFKQWVREMERSGCRMPRKQAVLEKRESILKPYTYVYSAATVKQMLQEKKSTASRPLNIAVEKDRLRRQLEVAVSKHDEVEVERIKTKLQELEATRLPLEKDAKAIRLSEMNRKNRFENFKNASTMKSVNASLKAGEDGYDPFSRRWTRSRNYYDPKPGEDNEDKAANNHTTSADKNGTGSKVTTEAGMETTEAALEAAAGAGKLVDTSAPVDHGTVSNIMHNFELPISLATLQSFGGPQGAQRGFLARKQKIEATVGYRVPENDGKRHALTLTISDYKRRRGLLECDDQR